CCGGTCAAGCCTGCTTGCCGCAGAGCCGGGCCTGCTGAAAATGACTAAAATGGATCTCTTTGTACAAGAGTTCTTGAAAATTGTTCATTCTTAAATCAGTTGTGATATGGATACAGATAACATAAAGAAAGGATTTGAGAAACCCAACGTGGATGAGGATTACCTGATGAACATTATGAGCGGCGATGAACCTGCTCCGGTAACAAAGGCTGGCAAGGATCACGCGGAGCCGAAAGAGCCTAAAGCCCGTGAAAAAACAAAGTCTGGTTCATCAAAGAAAATTGACTACGAAGATGTTTTCTTAACCAATCGTTACCCTTCCGGAAGAAATGGCAAAGTGGTTTATATCAGGCCGGAGTTTCATGAGCGGTTGCTGCGGATCGTTCAACTGGCAAGGGAGGATAAAACTACGCTCTATTCCTACATAGACAATATTCTCGAATACCATTTCAGGGAATTTGGCAACGAGATAACGGATTATTTCAATGACAGGTATAAACCCATTTTATAGTAAAACAAAACCAATGAAAAAGAATATTAAAAACGGAAAGCCCATGCAGGCAAATAATGGCTCTGTTAAAAAAGAAAGCTACGGAACCCAGTTCCTGAAACAGCACGCAATGGCGTGCCGGGGTGAGAAATCGATCTACATACGCCCTGAATACCATGAGCGTATCGTTAGGATTGTTCACGTCATCGGAGATGATAAAATCCCGTTGTATGCTTATCTGGACAATATACTCAAACATCATTTCGAGCAGTTCGAGAAGGCGATTACAGAGGATTTTAATGAAAAGTTTAAACCCATTTTTTAAAATATTGGACCATGAAAAAGACAAATCAAAAACAAAGGAACACGTTACGCATTGCCGAATATCAGTTGGCATTCTTAACACCTACAGGTTTTTTGGCAAAAGACGGGAAGACGGTATATGTCAGCCCGGAGTTCCACGAAAAAATATCCCACATTGCATTTATACTTGGTTCGGGGAAAATTAATATTGCTGATTATCTGCATAGTGTTCTGAAGCACCACTTCCCGGATTTTGGTCAGGAAATAAAAACCATTTATAACGACAAGAACAAACCCATTTTTTAGTTATGGAACTGCTGATTTTAATATGTCTGCTCATCGTCATTGTTCTGCTGGCGAAGGACAAAATCACCATAAAAAAAGTGGTGCGAAACAATCGGCAACAGCCGCCTTTAGATCCTGATTTACCGGAAATAATGGGCCAGCCAAAGCAGCATGTACGACACGCAGTGCCAAGTAATGCCACCCAAAGTCAATTAGCTAAACCGAAGGTTACGGCTGATAATTTTGAAACAGAAACCAATGAAAAGGGTTTCGCAAAGGAAATTCCGCAGGAAGAGCTGGATGAAGTTTTTGGGGACGGCCCCAACCTTGAAGAAGAGGAGGAAGAATGGAATGGATATGGTTATCCGAACGGCGATGACGGTTTTGCCACGGGGGTTACCTTCGACGAACTGAGTACCGTGGGGGCCTTGTTACAGCAAGAAGTGTTGGAACCGGCCTTGCAGCAAAAAGCGGTGGATATAGTTCAAAGGATACAAGGAACCGAACTATTCAGCCTTTTGGAAAACTCAATGGAAGGCGCTTCCCGAAAGATTGCAGCGTTATTGGACAGGAGCCTGCCTACAGGAATGGATTCCGGTTCTTCCGATTTGCGGAAAAATGATTTGAGTGACTTTGACATTGGGGATTTTGTCTGAAAAGGCAGCTCCCTTTTGTTATTGTTCCGTGGCAGGCTTTTTAAATTTTTTGACTTTTGCTCTGATAGCCTCAAACCGCTGAATTTCCTCGTTAAGGTGATTGGGTTCCGGCTTTTTGTAAGCATATTTATCACTATGTGTATGCCCTTCCATATAGCGGCAACATTGCCCGAAACTATCTTGCAGTTCATCTATCAGCCCGCTATCGAAAAAAACAGAATTGAGCGCTTCAATGCTTACTCGCTCATTAAACCGCTGCACTACATTTTTAAACAGATCATTTATTACAAGCACTTCATAACTGGTTCTGAGGGACGCAAATCCTGTTTTCAGCAGAAACTCTCTTTGGGCGGGAGGACAGTCATCCTTCTTCGCTTCGTTGTAGTATTTTTTGGCAGGTTCAGCGCTCCTGTATTCTTTTTCATACGATGGGGCATTATTCAGCCATATCTGGCCAGGATTGCCGCTTCTGTTTTCAATCCAGTGGCATACATGAGTTGCTTTGATATCGGCGCAGTGCCCAATGAGTGACGAAACAAAAACAAGATCATGTGTAAATATGATCGTTTGTTTGTTCAGGCTTTCTTCAACAAGCCTTTTTGCGATTTCACTTTTTCGGGTCTCATCCAGCGAGGTTACAGGGTCATCGAATATTATTCCCCGGTTTATCTCCGAAAGCCTCATTTCAGCAATAAAATCCGCGATTGCTATAACTTTTTGTTCTCCTTCACTTAGTACCGCGTTAGGATTATTACCTTTCAGTTTTAACTGCCTGTAGGATTTTCCGGCGGAGCCTGTGTGACTGATCTCAATGCCAAAATTCCCATTCATCTTTTTACATTCGTCATTAAAGGCATCGATATATTTCTGGCTGAAATATTTATCGGACAATGCTTTTTCAGCATAAGTGGTATCTGTCTTGGCCTTTCGGAAATTTGCTTTTCCTGCCTTCGCAATCCAATCCTGGTTTTCCAAAAACGTTTCAAACTTTGCAAGGTGCGTATTAAACTTTTCCTTATGAGCCAGGTAAGTCTTTTTTGCATTGAGCTGCGCTAACTCCTTGCTTTGCTCATTCTCCCGCAGAGAGGCGATGACTGTGTCAATATAATTACCAATGGTTTTATAGTGTTCCAATGATGTCAGGACTTCAGTATGATCAACAATCTTTTTAGCCTTGACATCTGATATTATGGTTTCACAAAGCGTTTTTTGTTGGGCAAGTGCATCTTTTAATGATTGCAGCGCTTCAGGATACCGCTCCGTCAGCCAGTCGGTAAGCGTGTTGTTTTCCGGAAACAGATCAAAGACAAATTTTCCCAAGCCGGTTTCCAATTTGTTGAGGATCTCCTGCGATTTGTTGAAATTTTCTTCTGCAACACTCTTGATAAATGACCAATAATTAGCAATCAGGTTGATAGCATCTGGCGATAATGGTTGCTGGCAAAGCAGACAGCTATCGCCCTTCTTGGGATAGGTATGCTGCTCAGGATCTTGCATCCTGGCAAAAGTTTCCGCTGCAATTATGAAGTTTTTCCATTGCTCTGATCCTACCCCTAATATGGTTTCCGTTTTAAAACTTTCAACGCCCTCTGCTTTTGTAATGCTTTCTTTATCTAAACAATCCTGTATAGCGTTCCTTATTTTTTTCAGATAATCTATGCCAAAGTGTTGATTCAGCTTTTCAACAGCCAGCTTGTTCTCTGCCAATAATTTTTTTATCGTTAATAGTTGGGATATCTGCTTCTCTTTATCTTTTGAAGCGAGTAAAAGCTCGTCATAGGTTTTGTCGATTTTTACCTTTTCAGCTTTGTCGATTTCGGTAAAGGGGGCAAATTTCTGAAGGTCTGCTGCCTTTGATTTACTGCTCAACGCCTGTACAAAAGATTTTATTTCAGATTCGCCATCAAACAGGTCTGCCAGATCCTGTGCGGTACTACCTGTCTTTTTTAAGGAGAGGTCAGCATTTAGTTTCTGCTCTACCATTGCAAGCGCAGCGGTATAATCAGCAAAGAAAGCAAGGCCGGACGGCCTGAACTCAAATTCGTTTCGCTGGTCAAGGTGGCGAATGACACTCTTGCCATCAAAAACGGAAAATTGCGTGAACTCCGCTTTCCCCTTGTCGTTCAGTGTTAATGATATCGAATCGGTACCAGAGGTAAAACTAAAGTTTGCGCTTACAGCTTTATGGCCCGTATCAATGTGAATATTCTTTAAAATTTCTTCTTTCGATTTAGAATAAAAAACGAGCTTAAACAATCTGGTGTAACCAGATTTTCCCGAACCGTTTGCACCATAAATAATGGTAAGATGATTGCCAAATTCTATTGTCTGCCCTTCCATTAACGCATTAACGCCTTCTACATTTTGAACTTTTGCAAACAGAAGATCACTTTTGTGATTCCCGGATTTTTGAACATCG
Above is a genomic segment from Chitinophaga pollutisoli containing:
- a CDS encoding DUF3408 domain-containing protein, yielding MDTDNIKKGFEKPNVDEDYLMNIMSGDEPAPVTKAGKDHAEPKEPKAREKTKSGSSKKIDYEDVFLTNRYPSGRNGKVVYIRPEFHERLLRIVQLAREDKTTLYSYIDNILEYHFREFGNEITDYFNDRYKPIL
- a CDS encoding DUF3408 domain-containing protein, whose amino-acid sequence is MKKNIKNGKPMQANNGSVKKESYGTQFLKQHAMACRGEKSIYIRPEYHERIVRIVHVIGDDKIPLYAYLDNILKHHFEQFEKAITEDFNEKFKPIF
- a CDS encoding DUF3408 domain-containing protein, with the translated sequence MKKTNQKQRNTLRIAEYQLAFLTPTGFLAKDGKTVYVSPEFHEKISHIAFILGSGKINIADYLHSVLKHHFPDFGQEIKTIYNDKNKPIF
- a CDS encoding conjugal transfer protein TraD; translated protein: MELLILICLLIVIVLLAKDKITIKKVVRNNRQQPPLDPDLPEIMGQPKQHVRHAVPSNATQSQLAKPKVTADNFETETNEKGFAKEIPQEELDEVFGDGPNLEEEEEEWNGYGYPNGDDGFATGVTFDELSTVGALLQQEVLEPALQQKAVDIVQRIQGTELFSLLENSMEGASRKIAALLDRSLPTGMDSGSSDLRKNDLSDFDIGDFV
- a CDS encoding AAA family ATPase, with the protein product MAQETKLSKKLPETLEAEIKVFADGLPYWSKYMAEKWLSGSVISEEVTTAAYFFLLEELGLKTKSERQTLVIKYDVQKSGNHKSDLLFAKVQNVEGVNALMEGQTIEFGNHLTIIYGANGSGKSGYTRLFKLVFYSKSKEEILKNIHIDTGHKAVSANFSFTSGTDSISLTLNDKGKAEFTQFSVFDGKSVIRHLDQRNEFEFRPSGLAFFADYTAALAMVEQKLNADLSLKKTGSTAQDLADLFDGESEIKSFVQALSSKSKAADLQKFAPFTEIDKAEKVKIDKTYDELLLASKDKEKQISQLLTIKKLLAENKLAVEKLNQHFGIDYLKKIRNAIQDCLDKESITKAEGVESFKTETILGVGSEQWKNFIIAAETFARMQDPEQHTYPKKGDSCLLCQQPLSPDAINLIANYWSFIKSVAEENFNKSQEILNKLETGLGKFVFDLFPENNTLTDWLTERYPEALQSLKDALAQQKTLCETIISDVKAKKIVDHTEVLTSLEHYKTIGNYIDTVIASLRENEQSKELAQLNAKKTYLAHKEKFNTHLAKFETFLENQDWIAKAGKANFRKAKTDTTYAEKALSDKYFSQKYIDAFNDECKKMNGNFGIEISHTGSAGKSYRQLKLKGNNPNAVLSEGEQKVIAIADFIAEMRLSEINRGIIFDDPVTSLDETRKSEIAKRLVEESLNKQTIIFTHDLVFVSSLIGHCADIKATHVCHWIENRSGNPGQIWLNNAPSYEKEYRSAEPAKKYYNEAKKDDCPPAQREFLLKTGFASLRTSYEVLVINDLFKNVVQRFNERVSIEALNSVFFDSGLIDELQDSFGQCCRYMEGHTHSDKYAYKKPEPNHLNEEIQRFEAIRAKVKKFKKPATEQ